A single region of the Hippoglossus hippoglossus isolate fHipHip1 chromosome 17, fHipHip1.pri, whole genome shotgun sequence genome encodes:
- the clcn2a gene encoding chloride channel protein 2a isoform X2: MVKGKAENRTLQYQQTLMYGRYTQELGVYAKEEAARLRDGGGVRDGKGLRRNTSVRSRAADLLDYEKDPCAKCKLCASRCQKFLISRVGEDWIFLILLGLLMALVSWVMDYAIAFCQDAQKWMYGGLDSNMLLQYIAWVTYPVVLITFSAGFTQILAPQAVGSGIPEMKTILRGVVLKEYLTFKTFVAKVIGLTCALGSGMPLGKEGPFVHVASLCAALLSKFMAALFGGIYMFKMEEPFEGSKNELRNTEMLSAACAVGVGCCFAAPIGGVLFSIEVTSTFFAVRNYWRGFFAATFSAFIFRVLAVWNQEEETITALFKTRFRLDFPFDLQELPAFAILGIACGFGGALFVYLNRLIVECMRKQKTINKFLLRNPSLPVRRLVYPALVTLLISTLTFPPGFGQFMAGQLTQHESLVALFDNRTWCRQGVAEEFDYISHHHAWKHPQVNVFVTLVLFIIMKFWMSAVATTMPVPCGAFMPVFLIGAAFGRLVGEIMATMFPDGIHADGSVYPIVPGGYAVVGAAALSGAVTHTVSTAVIVFELTGQISHILPVMIAVILANAVAQSLQPSLYDSIIRIKKLPYLPELGMGHHEKYNIRVEDIMVRDVRFITLNSCYRDLQEMLLTGQLKTLALVESRESMILLGSIERLQLQSLLSLQLGRQRRLEYLHELAQDNGTHDHLPSLTTDSTPSSPCTHVNSSGSARQGVRFLVSIQQISTEESSSFSPVASNIQLPLKSALKTVSAISDTETPNSSQTLSCADQDKELLESPVGPAPPEKRKPKRVRISMADSTEVEDCMTLTEIAEWEEQQLDEAVDFKNCKIDPAPFQLVEQTSLHKTHTIFSLLGLDHAYVTSMGRLVGVVSLKELRKAIEGSVTVTGVKVRPPLASFRDSGNSTNVSEVTELHKLCIRHRGLSLPREPNPPEAVDQPDLQYNEIPVNFSDQTNLQFETSPGDLTNQSSELVLQESPSFTEDQSEFTFDCSPSHTEESELACDYDPPTHTPEPDETEQQHDPPSPNMDQSELEGESSPAHKEDLSE; this comes from the exons ATGGTGAAGGGCAAGGCAGAGAACCGGACGCTCCAGTATCAGCAAACTTTG ATGTATGGGCGGTACACCCAGGAGCTGGGTGTGTATGCCAAGGAGGAAGCGGCCCGCCTGcgggatggaggaggagtgcGGGATGGAAAAGGACTGCGGAGGAACACCAGTGTTCGCAGTCGTGCTGCAGATCTGCTGGATTATGAGAAAGACCCCTGTGCTAAGTGCAAGT TGTGTGCGTCTCGCTGCCAGAAGTTCCTGATCTCGCGGGTGGGGGAGGACTGGATCTTCCTCATTCTGCTGGGGCTGCTCATGGCTCTGGTCAGCTGGGTCATGGACTACGCCATCGCCTTCTGCCAAGACG caCAGAAGTGGATGTATGGTGGACTGGACAGTAACATGCTTCTGCAATACATCGCCTGGGTCACCTACCCTGTAGTGCTCATCACTTTCTCCGCGGGATTCACACAGATCCTGGCGCCTCAGGCTGTGG GTTCAGGCATTCCTGAGATGAAGACGATACTGAGGGGGGTGGTCCTGAAGGAGTATCTGACCTTTAAGACATTTGTGGCCAAAGTCATCGGCCTGACCTGCGCCCTGGGCAGCGGGATGCCACTGGGGAAGGAG GGACCCTTCGTTCATGTCGCCAGCCTGTGCGCAGCTCTCCTCAGCAAATTCATGGCCGCTCTTTTCGGAGGGatttacatgtttaaaatg GAAGAGCCCTTTGAGGGAAGCAAG AACGAGTTGAGAAACACGGAGATGCTCTCGGCTGCCTGTGCAGTGGGTGTGGGCTGCTGCTTCGCTGCCCCTATTGGAG GGGTGCTGTTCAGTATTGAGGTAACATCAACGTTTTTCGCCGTGAGGAACTACTGGAGGGGCTTCTTCGCTGCCACCTTCAGTGCCTTCATCTTCAGAGTGCTGGCCGTGTGGAATCAGGAGGAAG AGACCATCACCGCTCTCTTCAAGACCCGCTTCCGTCTGGACTTCCCGTTCGACCTTCAGGAGCTGCCAGCGTTCGCCATCCTCgg GATTGCCTGTGGTTTTGGAGGTGCTCTGTTTGTCTACCTGAACCGGCTGATTGTAGAGTGCATGAGGAAACAGAAGACCATTAACAAGTTCTTGCTGAGGAA tccctctcttcctgtcaggCGTCTGGTGTATCCTGCACTCGTCACCCTGCTCATCTCCACGCTCACGTTCCCTCCAGGCTTCGGGCAGTTCATGGCTGGACAG CTGACGCAGCACGAGTCTCTGGTGGCGCTGTTCGACAACCGCACGTGGTGCCGTCAGGGCGTGGCCGAAGAGTTCGACTACATCAGCCACCACCACGCCTGGAAACACCCGCAGGTCAACGTCTTCGTCACACTagtcctcttcatcatcatgaaG TTCTGGATGTCAGCTGTGGCCACCACCATGCCTGTTCCATGTGGGGCCTTCATGCCAGTTTTTCTTATTG GGGCAGCGTTTGGCAGACTTGTTGGAGAGATCATGGCAACCATGTTTCCTGATGGCATACATGCTGACGGCAGCGTGTATCCCATAGTGCCTGGCGGTTATGCTGTAGTTG GTGCTGCAGCGCTGTCTGGAGCAGTCACCCACACTGTATCCACAGCGGTCATAGTGTTTGAGCTGACCGGTCAGATCTCCCACATCCTGCCTGTGATGATCGCCGTCATTCTGGCCAACGCCGTGGCCCAGTCGCTCCAACCATCTCTGTACGACTCCATCATCCGCATCAAGAAACTTCCTTATCTGCCCGAGCTGGGCATGGGACATCACGA GAAATATAATATCCGTGTGGAGGACATCATGGTCAGGGACGTGCGCTTCATCACTCTGAACTCCTGTTATCGGGACCTGCAGGAGATGCTGCTGACAGGTCAACTCAAAACACTGGCCCTGGTTGAAAGCAGAG aATCCATGATCCTGCTGGGCTCCATTGAGCGACTGCAGCTCCAGTCTCTGCTCTCGCTTCAGCTGGGACGCCAGCGGAGGCTGGAGTACCTCCACGAGCTGGCCCAGGACAACGGCACACACGATCACCTGCCCAGCCTGACAACTGACAGCACCCCCAGCTCACCCTGCACCCACGTCAACTCGTCGGGCAGCGCTCGCCAAGGGGTCCGCTTCCTGGTGAGCATCCAACAG ATCTCCACAGAGGAGTCTTCCTCCTTCAGCCCAGTGGCTTCCAATATTCAGCTTCCTCTGAAATCTGCCTTGAAAACTGTGTCTGCCATCAGTGACACAGAGACGCCAAATA GTTCTCAGACGCTCTCCTGTGCGGACCAAGacaaggagctgctggag AGCCCGGTTGGGCCAGCTCCTCCTGAGAAGAGGAAGCCCAAACGAGTGAGGATCTCCATGGCG GACTCAACTGAAGTAGAAGATTGTATGACTCTAACAGAG ATAGCAGAgtgggaggagcagcagctcgaTGAAGCGGTGGATTTCAAAAACTGCAAGATTGATCCTGCTCCCTTCCAGCTGGTGGAGCAAACATCTCTGCATAAG aCTCACACCATCTTCTCTCTGCTGGGTCTGGATCACGCCTATGTGACCAGCATGGGACGTCTGGTTGGAGTGGTCTCTCTCAAAGAG TTGCGTAAGGCCATCGAGGGCTCAGTGACAGTGACTGGAGTGAAAGTGCGCCCTCCGTTGGCCAGTTTCCGTGACAGCGGGAACAGCACAAACGTATCTGAGGTAACTGAACTACACAAGCTGTGCATCCGCCACAGGGGGCTCTCGTTGCCCCGGGAACCCAACCCCCCTGAAGCTGTGGACCAACCCGATCTCCAGTACAACGAGATCCCTGTCAACTTCTCAGACCAAACCAATTTGCAGTTTGAAACCAGTCCCGGCGACCTTACAAACCAGTCGTCAGAGTTGGTGCTCCAGGAGAGTCCCTCATTCACAGAGGACCAATCAGAGTTCACTTTTGACTGCAGCCCCTCCCACACTGAGGAATCAGAGCTTGCCTGTGACTATGACCCGCCCACCCACACTCCTGAGCCGGACGAAACAGAGCAACAACATGACCCGCCATCTCCGAACATGGACCAATCAGAACTTGAGGGAGAGAGTAGCCCCGCCCACAAGGAGGATCTGTCAGAATGA
- the clcn2a gene encoding chloride channel protein 2a isoform X1, producing the protein MHRKRRQNMFSEQIIKNQSNHSNHKCYMKLCAGQLNRCGKGHDGIAVTLPRKRHGKEVTVARQTGERRTDGRLQMYGRYTQELGVYAKEEAARLRDGGGVRDGKGLRRNTSVRSRAADLLDYEKDPCAKCKLCASRCQKFLISRVGEDWIFLILLGLLMALVSWVMDYAIAFCQDAQKWMYGGLDSNMLLQYIAWVTYPVVLITFSAGFTQILAPQAVGSGIPEMKTILRGVVLKEYLTFKTFVAKVIGLTCALGSGMPLGKEGPFVHVASLCAALLSKFMAALFGGIYMFKMEEPFEGSKNELRNTEMLSAACAVGVGCCFAAPIGGVLFSIEVTSTFFAVRNYWRGFFAATFSAFIFRVLAVWNQEEETITALFKTRFRLDFPFDLQELPAFAILGIACGFGGALFVYLNRLIVECMRKQKTINKFLLRKRLVYPALVTLLISTLTFPPGFGQFMAGQLTQHESLVALFDNRTWCRQGVAEEFDYISHHHAWKHPQVNVFVTLVLFIIMKFWMSAVATTMPVPCGAFMPVFLIGAAFGRLVGEIMATMFPDGIHADGSVYPIVPGGYAVVGAAALSGAVTHTVSTAVIVFELTGQISHILPVMIAVILANAVAQSLQPSLYDSIIRIKKLPYLPELGMGHHEKYNIRVEDIMVRDVRFITLNSCYRDLQEMLLTGQLKTLALVESRESMILLGSIERLQLQSLLSLQLGRQRRLEYLHELAQDNGTHDHLPSLTTDSTPSSPCTHVNSSGSARQGVRFLVSIQQISTEESSSFSPVASNIQLPLKSALKTVSAISDTETPNSSQTLSCADQDKELLESPVGPAPPEKRKPKRVRISMADSTEVEDCMTLTEIAEWEEQQLDEAVDFKNCKIDPAPFQLVEQTSLHKTHTIFSLLGLDHAYVTSMGRLVGVVSLKELRKAIEGSVTVTGVKVRPPLASFRDSGNSTNVSEVTELHKLCIRHRGLSLPREPNPPEAVDQPDLQYNEIPVNFSDQTNLQFETSPGDLTNQSSELVLQESPSFTEDQSEFTFDCSPSHTEESELACDYDPPTHTPEPDETEQQHDPPSPNMDQSELEGESSPAHKEDLSE; encoded by the exons ATGTATGGGCGGTACACCCAGGAGCTGGGTGTGTATGCCAAGGAGGAAGCGGCCCGCCTGcgggatggaggaggagtgcGGGATGGAAAAGGACTGCGGAGGAACACCAGTGTTCGCAGTCGTGCTGCAGATCTGCTGGATTATGAGAAAGACCCCTGTGCTAAGTGCAAGT TGTGTGCGTCTCGCTGCCAGAAGTTCCTGATCTCGCGGGTGGGGGAGGACTGGATCTTCCTCATTCTGCTGGGGCTGCTCATGGCTCTGGTCAGCTGGGTCATGGACTACGCCATCGCCTTCTGCCAAGACG caCAGAAGTGGATGTATGGTGGACTGGACAGTAACATGCTTCTGCAATACATCGCCTGGGTCACCTACCCTGTAGTGCTCATCACTTTCTCCGCGGGATTCACACAGATCCTGGCGCCTCAGGCTGTGG GTTCAGGCATTCCTGAGATGAAGACGATACTGAGGGGGGTGGTCCTGAAGGAGTATCTGACCTTTAAGACATTTGTGGCCAAAGTCATCGGCCTGACCTGCGCCCTGGGCAGCGGGATGCCACTGGGGAAGGAG GGACCCTTCGTTCATGTCGCCAGCCTGTGCGCAGCTCTCCTCAGCAAATTCATGGCCGCTCTTTTCGGAGGGatttacatgtttaaaatg GAAGAGCCCTTTGAGGGAAGCAAG AACGAGTTGAGAAACACGGAGATGCTCTCGGCTGCCTGTGCAGTGGGTGTGGGCTGCTGCTTCGCTGCCCCTATTGGAG GGGTGCTGTTCAGTATTGAGGTAACATCAACGTTTTTCGCCGTGAGGAACTACTGGAGGGGCTTCTTCGCTGCCACCTTCAGTGCCTTCATCTTCAGAGTGCTGGCCGTGTGGAATCAGGAGGAAG AGACCATCACCGCTCTCTTCAAGACCCGCTTCCGTCTGGACTTCCCGTTCGACCTTCAGGAGCTGCCAGCGTTCGCCATCCTCgg GATTGCCTGTGGTTTTGGAGGTGCTCTGTTTGTCTACCTGAACCGGCTGATTGTAGAGTGCATGAGGAAACAGAAGACCATTAACAAGTTCTTGCTGAGGAA gCGTCTGGTGTATCCTGCACTCGTCACCCTGCTCATCTCCACGCTCACGTTCCCTCCAGGCTTCGGGCAGTTCATGGCTGGACAG CTGACGCAGCACGAGTCTCTGGTGGCGCTGTTCGACAACCGCACGTGGTGCCGTCAGGGCGTGGCCGAAGAGTTCGACTACATCAGCCACCACCACGCCTGGAAACACCCGCAGGTCAACGTCTTCGTCACACTagtcctcttcatcatcatgaaG TTCTGGATGTCAGCTGTGGCCACCACCATGCCTGTTCCATGTGGGGCCTTCATGCCAGTTTTTCTTATTG GGGCAGCGTTTGGCAGACTTGTTGGAGAGATCATGGCAACCATGTTTCCTGATGGCATACATGCTGACGGCAGCGTGTATCCCATAGTGCCTGGCGGTTATGCTGTAGTTG GTGCTGCAGCGCTGTCTGGAGCAGTCACCCACACTGTATCCACAGCGGTCATAGTGTTTGAGCTGACCGGTCAGATCTCCCACATCCTGCCTGTGATGATCGCCGTCATTCTGGCCAACGCCGTGGCCCAGTCGCTCCAACCATCTCTGTACGACTCCATCATCCGCATCAAGAAACTTCCTTATCTGCCCGAGCTGGGCATGGGACATCACGA GAAATATAATATCCGTGTGGAGGACATCATGGTCAGGGACGTGCGCTTCATCACTCTGAACTCCTGTTATCGGGACCTGCAGGAGATGCTGCTGACAGGTCAACTCAAAACACTGGCCCTGGTTGAAAGCAGAG aATCCATGATCCTGCTGGGCTCCATTGAGCGACTGCAGCTCCAGTCTCTGCTCTCGCTTCAGCTGGGACGCCAGCGGAGGCTGGAGTACCTCCACGAGCTGGCCCAGGACAACGGCACACACGATCACCTGCCCAGCCTGACAACTGACAGCACCCCCAGCTCACCCTGCACCCACGTCAACTCGTCGGGCAGCGCTCGCCAAGGGGTCCGCTTCCTGGTGAGCATCCAACAG ATCTCCACAGAGGAGTCTTCCTCCTTCAGCCCAGTGGCTTCCAATATTCAGCTTCCTCTGAAATCTGCCTTGAAAACTGTGTCTGCCATCAGTGACACAGAGACGCCAAATA GTTCTCAGACGCTCTCCTGTGCGGACCAAGacaaggagctgctggag AGCCCGGTTGGGCCAGCTCCTCCTGAGAAGAGGAAGCCCAAACGAGTGAGGATCTCCATGGCG GACTCAACTGAAGTAGAAGATTGTATGACTCTAACAGAG ATAGCAGAgtgggaggagcagcagctcgaTGAAGCGGTGGATTTCAAAAACTGCAAGATTGATCCTGCTCCCTTCCAGCTGGTGGAGCAAACATCTCTGCATAAG aCTCACACCATCTTCTCTCTGCTGGGTCTGGATCACGCCTATGTGACCAGCATGGGACGTCTGGTTGGAGTGGTCTCTCTCAAAGAG TTGCGTAAGGCCATCGAGGGCTCAGTGACAGTGACTGGAGTGAAAGTGCGCCCTCCGTTGGCCAGTTTCCGTGACAGCGGGAACAGCACAAACGTATCTGAGGTAACTGAACTACACAAGCTGTGCATCCGCCACAGGGGGCTCTCGTTGCCCCGGGAACCCAACCCCCCTGAAGCTGTGGACCAACCCGATCTCCAGTACAACGAGATCCCTGTCAACTTCTCAGACCAAACCAATTTGCAGTTTGAAACCAGTCCCGGCGACCTTACAAACCAGTCGTCAGAGTTGGTGCTCCAGGAGAGTCCCTCATTCACAGAGGACCAATCAGAGTTCACTTTTGACTGCAGCCCCTCCCACACTGAGGAATCAGAGCTTGCCTGTGACTATGACCCGCCCACCCACACTCCTGAGCCGGACGAAACAGAGCAACAACATGACCCGCCATCTCCGAACATGGACCAATCAGAACTTGAGGGAGAGAGTAGCCCCGCCCACAAGGAGGATCTGTCAGAATGA
- the clcn2a gene encoding chloride channel protein 2a isoform X3, producing the protein MYGRYTQELGVYAKEEAARLRDGGGVRDGKGLRRNTSVRSRAADLLDYEKDPCAKCKLCASRCQKFLISRVGEDWIFLILLGLLMALVSWVMDYAIAFCQDAQKWMYGGLDSNMLLQYIAWVTYPVVLITFSAGFTQILAPQAVGSGIPEMKTILRGVVLKEYLTFKTFVAKVIGLTCALGSGMPLGKEGPFVHVASLCAALLSKFMAALFGGIYMFKMEEPFEGSKNELRNTEMLSAACAVGVGCCFAAPIGGVLFSIEVTSTFFAVRNYWRGFFAATFSAFIFRVLAVWNQEEETITALFKTRFRLDFPFDLQELPAFAILGIACGFGGALFVYLNRLIVECMRKQKTINKFLLRNPSLPVRRLVYPALVTLLISTLTFPPGFGQFMAGQLTQHESLVALFDNRTWCRQGVAEEFDYISHHHAWKHPQVNVFVTLVLFIIMKFWMSAVATTMPVPCGAFMPVFLIGAAFGRLVGEIMATMFPDGIHADGSVYPIVPGGYAVVGAAALSGAVTHTVSTAVIVFELTGQISHILPVMIAVILANAVAQSLQPSLYDSIIRIKKLPYLPELGMGHHEKYNIRVEDIMVRDVRFITLNSCYRDLQEMLLTGQLKTLALVESRESMILLGSIERLQLQSLLSLQLGRQRRLEYLHELAQDNGTHDHLPSLTTDSTPSSPCTHVNSSGSARQGVRFLVSIQQISTEESSSFSPVASNIQLPLKSALKTVSAISDTETPNSSQTLSCADQDKELLESPVGPAPPEKRKPKRVRISMADSTEVEDCMTLTEIAEWEEQQLDEAVDFKNCKIDPAPFQLVEQTSLHKTHTIFSLLGLDHAYVTSMGRLVGVVSLKELRKAIEGSVTVTGVKVRPPLASFRDSGNSTNVSEVTELHKLCIRHRGLSLPREPNPPEAVDQPDLQYNEIPVNFSDQTNLQFETSPGDLTNQSSELVLQESPSFTEDQSEFTFDCSPSHTEESELACDYDPPTHTPEPDETEQQHDPPSPNMDQSELEGESSPAHKEDLSE; encoded by the exons ATGTATGGGCGGTACACCCAGGAGCTGGGTGTGTATGCCAAGGAGGAAGCGGCCCGCCTGcgggatggaggaggagtgcGGGATGGAAAAGGACTGCGGAGGAACACCAGTGTTCGCAGTCGTGCTGCAGATCTGCTGGATTATGAGAAAGACCCCTGTGCTAAGTGCAAGT TGTGTGCGTCTCGCTGCCAGAAGTTCCTGATCTCGCGGGTGGGGGAGGACTGGATCTTCCTCATTCTGCTGGGGCTGCTCATGGCTCTGGTCAGCTGGGTCATGGACTACGCCATCGCCTTCTGCCAAGACG caCAGAAGTGGATGTATGGTGGACTGGACAGTAACATGCTTCTGCAATACATCGCCTGGGTCACCTACCCTGTAGTGCTCATCACTTTCTCCGCGGGATTCACACAGATCCTGGCGCCTCAGGCTGTGG GTTCAGGCATTCCTGAGATGAAGACGATACTGAGGGGGGTGGTCCTGAAGGAGTATCTGACCTTTAAGACATTTGTGGCCAAAGTCATCGGCCTGACCTGCGCCCTGGGCAGCGGGATGCCACTGGGGAAGGAG GGACCCTTCGTTCATGTCGCCAGCCTGTGCGCAGCTCTCCTCAGCAAATTCATGGCCGCTCTTTTCGGAGGGatttacatgtttaaaatg GAAGAGCCCTTTGAGGGAAGCAAG AACGAGTTGAGAAACACGGAGATGCTCTCGGCTGCCTGTGCAGTGGGTGTGGGCTGCTGCTTCGCTGCCCCTATTGGAG GGGTGCTGTTCAGTATTGAGGTAACATCAACGTTTTTCGCCGTGAGGAACTACTGGAGGGGCTTCTTCGCTGCCACCTTCAGTGCCTTCATCTTCAGAGTGCTGGCCGTGTGGAATCAGGAGGAAG AGACCATCACCGCTCTCTTCAAGACCCGCTTCCGTCTGGACTTCCCGTTCGACCTTCAGGAGCTGCCAGCGTTCGCCATCCTCgg GATTGCCTGTGGTTTTGGAGGTGCTCTGTTTGTCTACCTGAACCGGCTGATTGTAGAGTGCATGAGGAAACAGAAGACCATTAACAAGTTCTTGCTGAGGAA tccctctcttcctgtcaggCGTCTGGTGTATCCTGCACTCGTCACCCTGCTCATCTCCACGCTCACGTTCCCTCCAGGCTTCGGGCAGTTCATGGCTGGACAG CTGACGCAGCACGAGTCTCTGGTGGCGCTGTTCGACAACCGCACGTGGTGCCGTCAGGGCGTGGCCGAAGAGTTCGACTACATCAGCCACCACCACGCCTGGAAACACCCGCAGGTCAACGTCTTCGTCACACTagtcctcttcatcatcatgaaG TTCTGGATGTCAGCTGTGGCCACCACCATGCCTGTTCCATGTGGGGCCTTCATGCCAGTTTTTCTTATTG GGGCAGCGTTTGGCAGACTTGTTGGAGAGATCATGGCAACCATGTTTCCTGATGGCATACATGCTGACGGCAGCGTGTATCCCATAGTGCCTGGCGGTTATGCTGTAGTTG GTGCTGCAGCGCTGTCTGGAGCAGTCACCCACACTGTATCCACAGCGGTCATAGTGTTTGAGCTGACCGGTCAGATCTCCCACATCCTGCCTGTGATGATCGCCGTCATTCTGGCCAACGCCGTGGCCCAGTCGCTCCAACCATCTCTGTACGACTCCATCATCCGCATCAAGAAACTTCCTTATCTGCCCGAGCTGGGCATGGGACATCACGA GAAATATAATATCCGTGTGGAGGACATCATGGTCAGGGACGTGCGCTTCATCACTCTGAACTCCTGTTATCGGGACCTGCAGGAGATGCTGCTGACAGGTCAACTCAAAACACTGGCCCTGGTTGAAAGCAGAG aATCCATGATCCTGCTGGGCTCCATTGAGCGACTGCAGCTCCAGTCTCTGCTCTCGCTTCAGCTGGGACGCCAGCGGAGGCTGGAGTACCTCCACGAGCTGGCCCAGGACAACGGCACACACGATCACCTGCCCAGCCTGACAACTGACAGCACCCCCAGCTCACCCTGCACCCACGTCAACTCGTCGGGCAGCGCTCGCCAAGGGGTCCGCTTCCTGGTGAGCATCCAACAG ATCTCCACAGAGGAGTCTTCCTCCTTCAGCCCAGTGGCTTCCAATATTCAGCTTCCTCTGAAATCTGCCTTGAAAACTGTGTCTGCCATCAGTGACACAGAGACGCCAAATA GTTCTCAGACGCTCTCCTGTGCGGACCAAGacaaggagctgctggag AGCCCGGTTGGGCCAGCTCCTCCTGAGAAGAGGAAGCCCAAACGAGTGAGGATCTCCATGGCG GACTCAACTGAAGTAGAAGATTGTATGACTCTAACAGAG ATAGCAGAgtgggaggagcagcagctcgaTGAAGCGGTGGATTTCAAAAACTGCAAGATTGATCCTGCTCCCTTCCAGCTGGTGGAGCAAACATCTCTGCATAAG aCTCACACCATCTTCTCTCTGCTGGGTCTGGATCACGCCTATGTGACCAGCATGGGACGTCTGGTTGGAGTGGTCTCTCTCAAAGAG TTGCGTAAGGCCATCGAGGGCTCAGTGACAGTGACTGGAGTGAAAGTGCGCCCTCCGTTGGCCAGTTTCCGTGACAGCGGGAACAGCACAAACGTATCTGAGGTAACTGAACTACACAAGCTGTGCATCCGCCACAGGGGGCTCTCGTTGCCCCGGGAACCCAACCCCCCTGAAGCTGTGGACCAACCCGATCTCCAGTACAACGAGATCCCTGTCAACTTCTCAGACCAAACCAATTTGCAGTTTGAAACCAGTCCCGGCGACCTTACAAACCAGTCGTCAGAGTTGGTGCTCCAGGAGAGTCCCTCATTCACAGAGGACCAATCAGAGTTCACTTTTGACTGCAGCCCCTCCCACACTGAGGAATCAGAGCTTGCCTGTGACTATGACCCGCCCACCCACACTCCTGAGCCGGACGAAACAGAGCAACAACATGACCCGCCATCTCCGAACATGGACCAATCAGAACTTGAGGGAGAGAGTAGCCCCGCCCACAAGGAGGATCTGTCAGAATGA
- the LOC117778504 gene encoding zona pellucida sperm-binding protein 4-like: MALFKSLVGVSVVVFVVLVCDVTAQRYWTPLQQEQQSHFPSLLPQQQQKVPLAAPSEKCQVEDREKIQCGTPDIEATQCENINCCFNGQQCYYGKAVTVQCTRDGQFVVVVARDATLPHIDVDSISLLEDNDPSCSPVDFTVAFAIFQFPMTACGTTIKEEDDYVVYENHMSSSYEVGVGPRGSITRDSHFELLFQCRYSGTAVEALVMEVNDIPPPMPVAAAGPLRVELRLGNGQCYSKGCVEDEAAYTSFYTAADYPITKVLKESVYVEVHILERADPNIILNLEHCWATSTSNPDSLPQWDLLTSGCPYNDDRYLTKLVPVDSSSGLQYPSHHKRFIMQMFAFVDQNSYTPQRDTVFIHCASSVCYPSSTESCEQSCHRQRRAVVSKVSSNQRAVVSSGGVILTEEANLHQI; this comes from the exons ATGGCGCTTTTCAAGAGTCTGGTCGGTGTCTCGGTGGTcgtatttgttgttttggtttgtgatgTTACTGCCCAGCGTTACTGGACACCACTTCAGCAGGAACAGCAGTCTCATTTTCCGTCTCTgctgcctcagcagcagcagaaggttCCTCTTGCTGCTCCCTCTGAGAAGTGCCAGGTGGAGGACAGGGAGAAGATTCAGTGCGGGACTCCAGACATCGAAGCCAcgcagtgtgaaaacataaactgcTGCTTTAATGGACAGCAGTGCTACTATGGGAAAGCAG TGACCGTGCAGTGCACCAGAGATGGTCAgtttgtggtggtggtggctcGAGATGCCACTTTGCCTCACATAGATGTGGATTCAATCAGCCTGCTGGAAGATAACGACCCATCCTGTAGCCCTGTCGACTTCACTGTTGCCTTTGCCATATTCCAGTTCCCTATGACTGCATGTGGTACTACAATcaag GAAGAAGATGACTATGTGGTGTATGAGAACCACATGTCGTCTTCATATGAAGTGGGAGTTGGCCCCAGGGGCTCGATCACCAGGGACAGTCACTTCGA GTTGTTGTTCCAGTGTCGCTACTCCGGCACAGCTGTGGAGGCTCTTGTCATGGAGGTGAATGATATTCCTCCGCCTATGCCAGTGGCTGCTGCTGGACCCCTCAGAGTGGAGCTCAGGCTGGGTAACGGACAGTGTTACTCAAAGGGATGTGTGGAGG ATGAGGCGGCATATACATCATTCTACACTGCAGCAGACTATCCCATCACTAAGGTGCTGAAGGAATCTGTGTACGTCGAGGTGCACATCCTGGAGAGGGCCGACCCAAACATCATCTTGAACCTGGAGCACTGCTGGGCCACCTCCACCTCTAATCCTGACAGTCTGCCACAATGGGACCTTCTGACTAGCGG GTGTCCCTACAATGATGACCGTTACTTGACCAAACTGGTGCCTGTGGACAGCTCCTCTGGGCTTCAATACCCATCACACCACAAACGTTTCATCATGCAGATGTTCGCATTCGTGGACCAGAACAGCTATACCCCACAGAGAGATACG GTCTTTATCCACTGTGCATCGTCGGTGTGTTATCCCAGCAGCACCGAGTCTTGTGAACAGTCATGCCACCGGCAAC GGAGAGCTGTGGTGAGCAAAGTTTCCTCAAACCAGAGGGCTGTCGTCTCGAGCGGCGGGGTGATTCTGACCGAGGAGGCAAACCTGCACCAAATCTAA